Within the Kingella potus genome, the region TGCGTGCGAGTACGGCGGGCAGCGGCCAGGAGTGTTCGGGGGCGGCGTGCAGGAAGTCCATCACGCCGAAAGGTTCGTGTACGCGGACGAGGGTTGCGCGTCCGGCTTGGATTGTGCCTTTGACGAGGGCGAGGTGGGTTTCGCCGGTGAGTTTGTCCACATAGACGTGCTGGCGGAACGCGCCCCAGGGGGTGCGGATTTCGCTGTCGCCCATTTCTTCGAGCAGGCTTTCGTTGCGGCTGCGGTATTCGATAAGGTCGGCGATGGTGCCGATTTTGATGTTGTGGGCGGCGGCGAATTTTTTGAGTTCGGGCATCCGCGCCATGGTGCCGTCGTCGTTGAGGATTTCGCAGATGACTCCGGCGGGGGTCATGCCGCACATTTCGGTGAGGTCTACGGCGGCTTCGGTGTGGCCGGCACGGACGAGTACGCCGCCTTTTTGGGCGCGCAGGGGGAAGATGTGGCCGGGCTGGACGATGTCTTCGGGGCGGACGGAGGGGGATACGGCGGTGCGGATGGTGTGGGCGCGGTCGGCGGCGGAAATGCCGGTGGAGATGCCTTCGGCCGCTTCGATGGACACGGTGAAGTTGGTGCCGTATTGCGCGCCGTTTTTCTGGGTCATCTGCGGCAGGTTGATGCGGTCGACAAGCTCGTCGGCCATCGGCAGGCAGACAAGGCCGCGCGCGTGTTTGATCATGAAGTTGACGGCTTCGGGGGTAACCGCTTCGGCGGCCATAACGAGGTCGCCTTCGTTTTCGCGGTCTTCCGCGTCGGTGATGATGACCATTTTGCCGGCTTTGATGTCGGCGAGGATTTCGGGAATGGGGGAAACGGAAACGGCGGTCATGGCGGGTCTTTCGTGCGGTGCAAAAGCGGCGGATTGTATGCGCGGGGCGGGGTAATGGCAAATGAGGCCGTCTGAAAACGTTTTCAGACGGCCTGTTGTGTTTTTTATTCTTTCGGACGCAGCTCGCGGCGCAGGATTTTGCCGACATTGGATTTGGGCAGCTCGTCGCGGAATTCGATGTCTTTGGGGATTTTGTAGCCGGTCAGCTCGGTGCGGCAGAAGGCGGTGAGTTCTTCTTTGGTGAGCGTGGGGTCTTTGCGGACAACGAATACTTTGAGGGCTTCGCCGGTTTTCTCGTTGGGCACGCCGATGCAGGCGACTTCCATCACTTTGTCGTTGTGGGCGATGACTTCTTCGATTTCGTTGGGGTAAACATTGAAGCCGGACACGACGATCAGGTCTTTTTTGCGGTCGACCAGTTTGAGCCAGCCTTTTTCGTCCATCACGGCGATGTCGCCGGTTTCAAGAAAGCCGCGCGCGTCAATGGCTTTGGCGGTTTCTTCGGGGCGGTTCCAATAGCCCTGCATGACTTGGGGGCCTTTTACCCACAGTTCGCCCGCCTGTCCCTGCGGCACGAGCTTGCCGCCGGCATCGCGCAGCTCGATTTCGGTGGAGGGTATGGGCAGGCCGATGCCGCCGCCGAATGTTTCGATATTCAGCGGGTTGCAGCACACGCCCGGGCTGGCTTCGGTCAGACCGTAGGCTTCGACGATGGGGGTGCCTGTTACGGCTTTCCATTTTTCGGCCACGGCTTTCTGCGTGGCCATGCCGCCGCTGAGGGTGAGGCGCAGGTTGGAAAAATCGACGGCGGCAAAACCGGCTTGGTTGACGAGGCTGTTGAAGAGGGTGTTTACGCCGACAAAAACGCTGACGCGCTCTTTTTTCATGTCGCCGATAAAGCGTTTCATGTCGCGCGGGTTGGTAATCAGGATGATTTTGGAGCCGGCATCGGTAAATATCATCAGGTTTACGGTAAGCGCGAAAATGTGGTAGAGGGGCAGGGCGGCAATCACGGTTTCCCCGCCCTGGCGGAGCTGGTTTTTAATCCATTCGGCAGCCTGCATCATGTTGGCGCAGATGTTGCCGTGGCTGAGCACTGCGCCTTTGGCCACGCCGGTGGTGCCGCCGGTGTATTGCAGGAAGGCGGTGTCTTCGCGGGAAATGTCCACTTTTTCAAACGGCTGCGCCGCGCCCAGCTTCATGGCCGTGTTGAAGGAAACGGCGTTCGGAATATGGTATGCGGGTACCGCTTTTTTGATTGTGCGCAGGACGAAATTAACCAGCGTGCCTTTCAGCAGGCCCAGCATATCGCCGGCGGAGGCGACGATGACGTGTTTGATCTGTGTGTGCGGCAGCACCGTTTCCAGCGTGGCGGCGAAGTTTTCCAATACGACGATGACGGACGCGCCGCTGTCTTTGAGCTGGTGTTCCAGCTCGCGCGGGGTGTAGAGCGGGTTGGTATTGACCACGGTCATGCCGGCCTGCAACGCTCCGAACAGGGCCACCGGGTATTGCAGCAGGTTGGGCATCATCACGGCGACACGTTCGCCGCGCGGGAGTTTGAGCACGTTTTGCAGGTAGGAGGCAAAATCGGTAACCAGCTTGGCGGTTTGGGCATAGGTCAGCACTTTGCCCATGTTTTGGAAGGCGGGCTTGGCGGCGAATTTCTCCGCACTTTGGCTGAACACGTCGCTGACGGATTTGTAGCGCGTGATGTCGATTTCGGCGTTTACGCCGGGTTCGTAGCTTTGGAGCCAGATTTTTTCCATGTCGGGTCTTTCGTGATTTTGTTGCTGCAAAAACGTATTTTGAGGCCGTCTGAATGCTTTTCAGACGGCCTTTGCGGCGGCGGCCGTGCCGTTTTCGGGCATTTTCAGGCCGAGCAGGCGGATTTGGGCTTTGTTGTCGAGTTCTCTGACGGTGATTTGGAAGCCGTCTATCAGGATGCGGTCGCCGGCCACGGGCATATCGCCGAAGTGGCGGCGGAAGAGTTCGTCCAGGCTCAGGCCGCGTTCGGCTTCATCTACCGGCAGGCCGTACACTTCGGCCAGATCGCCCACCACGGTGTCGGGATTGAGGCTGAACGCGCCGAAGAAGCTGCGTTCGGCGCTGTCGGCGGCGGCAAACTGTTTGGCGAAATCGTCGCCGAGCTTTTCGTCGAGGATAAACCATACTATGTCGCCCGCCTGCATTTGGGTGCTGGGCAGTATGTTTACCGTTTGGCCGCCGCGTATCAGGGCGAATGTCCGGCCGTCTGAAAAGCGGTCGCGCGTCATGGCCGAGGGATGGCTGCCGGCGGCATCCGATCCTTCTTCCACTTTGAACGACTGCAAAGACACCGCCAGTTTGTCGGCCAGCCAGATTTCGCGCTGCGCCAGCGGCTCGGGGCGCGGCGGCAGCACGACTTTGAGCAGGCGGGCGAACCCGGGAATGGTGGAGCCTTGAATCAGCAGCGACAGAATCACCACGGCAAAGGCCACGTCAAACAGCATCAGCGCGTCGGGCACGCCCGCCATCAGCGGTGTAATCGCCAGCGTAATCGGCACCGCGCCGCGCAGGCCGACCCAGCTTATGTAGGCCACTTCGCGCGGCTTGTAACGGAAGAATTTGAGCGAGGTCCACACCGCGATCGGGCGGGCGACGAGAATCAGGAAGGCGGCGATTACGACGGCGTTCAAGCCGTTTTCCAGCAGCCGCGCAGGGCTGACCAGCAGGCCCAGCACCAAGAACATCGAGGCCTGTGCCAGCCATGCCAAGCCGTCCATCACGTTTAAAACGTGTTCGGTGGAGCTGTTGCGCGAGTTGCCGATGAACACACCAGCCAGATACACGGCGAGGAAGCCGCTGCCCCCCAACAGGTTGGTGGTGGCGAAAACCAAAAGCCCGCCGGAGGCGATAAGGATGGCATACAGGCCTTCGGCCAGGCGGATGCGCTCGAGCATCCGCGCCAGCACTTTGCCCGCCAGATAGCCGAAGAGCAGCCCCAGTCCGAGTTGTTTGAACAGGAGGGTCAGCATTTGCGCCAGGCCCGTTTCGGCGGGGTTCATAATCAGCCCGATCAGCGCGCTGACCAAAAGAATCGCCATCGGGTCGTTGCAGCCGCTTTCCAATTCCAGCGTGGCCAGAATACGGGAATTGAGGCGCACGCCGCTGCTGCGCATCAGGGAAAATACCGCCGCCGCGTCGGTGGAGCCGACAATTGCCGCCATCAGCAGACCCATGCGCCAGTCGATGTTCAGGAAAAAGGTGGTAAACAGGCCGAGCAGGGCGACGGTGGCAATCACGCCCCAGCTTGCCAGAACGACGGAGGGTTTGATGGCAAGGCGGAAGCTGTCGAATTTGGTGCGCAGGCCGCCGTCGAGCAGAATCACCGCCAATGCAAGCTGTCCGACCAGATTGGCGGCGGCGAAATTGTTGAACTGCAGGCCGCCCAAACCTTCGCCGCCCGCCAGCATCCCCACGCCGAGGAAGACCAAAAGCAGCGGCATGCCGAAACGGGTGGACACGCGCGAGGCAACGACGCTGATAAACAGCAGTAGGGCGATAATCAGGAAAAAAGTATTGAGTGAATCCACGGGCGGGCTTTCTTCGGTTGCGGGTTATCGGACGGTGGGGGGAGTTGTGCGCAGCAGTTTGGTTTATCCGGCCGGGTTGCGGCTGTGCCGGATAAAAATCCGGATTGTGCGGCCTGCGGGCGGATGCGGGCAAAACGGACGGATTCTAGCATAGGAATACGCCGTATCAGGCGGCAAAGGCCGTCTGAATATCGTTTTCAGACGGCCTTTGCCGCGTTTATTCGGGGTCGGGATCGTCGCTGAATGCGTTTGCGCGGAAAATCGGGATGAAACAATACAGATACAGCGCGAACGCGGCAGCCAGCAAAACGGCGGGCGCAGCCATCAGAAACAGCGGATGATACGCCTGCAAAACGGTGCGGCAGACGGCGGCGGCGGCCAGGCAGACAAAGGCGGCAATGGCGGGGGCGGGATAGTCGAGGCGGGCAAAGCCGCTGTGGCGCAGTCCGGCGGTGAGGAAGATCAGCATCACCGCGCCGAGCATCGCGCCGACGGTAATCAGGTGCAGCGGCGCACCCTGCGGTTTTTCCAGCAGCGTACACGCGCCCAGCCAGAGATAGCCGAGTGCGGCGGCAAGCTGGATGAGGTAGTAAAACGCAACGTAGTGTTTGCGCAAAAGCTCCCAATGGTGCAGCTCGCGCAGCTTGGCGAGCACGGTGAAGCCGGCAGCCAGAGCCATAAACCCCGCCGCTTGCGCGGGCAGCAGCAGTTCGGCGGCGGCATACAGCAGCAGAAACAGGATGGCGGTGTTTTTATAGACGAAATTGGGGATGAACACCGGGTCTTTCAGACGGCATTCCTTCAAGGCTTCCGCGCCCAAGACGATGCTCACGCGGAAAGAAACCAGCATCACGGCGGCAATGTTGAGATGAACCAGAGTGCGCAGCAAACGCCAGTCGCCGGTGTGGGCATAGGCCGTCTGAACGGCGGCAAACAGGGCAAGCAGCAGCAATACGGCAAACTGTTTGCTATTGCGTCCGCGCCACACCAGCCAGGAGCAGAAAAGAAACAGGATTATCCAGCAGGCGGCGGCGGCAAACGCGGAGGCCTGCGGGAAAAACGGCAGCGACAGGGCGGCAAAGGCCAGCGGCGCGGCGAGGATGCAGCCTATGGTTTTCAGACGGCCTGTATAGTCCGTCCAATCGGGCATGGCGGTCAGCAGAAAGCCGCAGTAGGCCGCCACGGGCAGCAGCTGCAAAAACACCAGCCGGTGAAACAGCACCGCATCGCCGCGCAGAAAAAACGATGCCGCGCCGGCCACGGCCGCCGCCGCCGCCGCCGTGAAAAACGGCCGCATCGGATGGGTAAAGAATTTACTCATAGTAGCGCACCCCGCCAAATTCGCGTGCCGCAACGGCTTCTTCGTAAGCCGAATCGCGCCGGTGCAGCGGCTCGGGCAGGAAAATGGTTTTTTCCACCCCCATGCCCTTGGGGGCAAGCAGCATGATTTCACGGCTCAGGCGCACGGCTTCAAAGCGGTCGTGCGTAACCAGCAGGCAGGCCCAGCCTTCGCGCTCGATTTTCTCCACCAGCATCGCCGCCAGCACATCGCGCAAATCCCTGTCCAATCCGACAAACGGCTCGTCGAGCAGAGCCAGGTCGCAGCCGCACAGCATCAGCCGCAAAAACGCCACCCGCTTGGCCATGCCGCCCGAGAGTTCGGCCGGATATTTGTGCAAATCGCCCGCCGTCAGCCCCACTTTTTCCGCCAGCGCGAGGATTGCGCCTTCATCCGCCCGCTCCATAAACACCGCGATGTTCTGCATCGCCGTCAGGTTGTCCGGCAGGCGGTTTTCCTGAAACAGAAAACCCGTTTTGCGGAAGGTGTTTTTCAGACGGCCTGATTTGGGTGTTTCCAGCCCCGCCGCCAGCCGCAGCACCGTGGTTTTGCCGCAGCCGCTGGGGCCGAACAGCGTTTTGACTTCGCCCGCATTGAGCGACAGCGAAAAATCGCGCACCACCGCATCGCGCAGAATATCGAAACGCAGATGTCTGATTTCCAGCATCACCTTCTCCACGGCATAAACAGAATTTCCAAAGGCTTGATGACCAGGTATTCGAACAAGGCCACAAATGCCACCACCAAAACCACATAGGCCATCACGGTAGAGGTTTCCAACATTGCCCGCGCGTCGGCAATCTTTGCCCCTATGCCCTCGTCCGCACCCAACAGCTCGGCCATAATCACCACTTTTACCCCCATCGCCACCGCCACGCCCACGCTCGAAATCAGATAGCCCGTGAGGTGCGGCAGATAGAGATAGCGGATTTTTTTCACCAGCCCCAAACGGTAAGCGTCAAACAATTCTTCGTTTTTCTTGTCCACGCCGGCCATCCCCACCGCCGCGCCGGAAAAGGTCAGCGGCGTAACCAGCACCACCACGGTAAACAGCACGCCCGGATTGCCGAAGCCGAACCAGAACAAAGCCATCACCACCCACACAATCGGCGGCATCGCCAGCAGGATTGTCATCACCGGCTTCAACAAGGCCATTGCGGTTTTAAACCGTCCGGCCAAAAGGCCGGCCGCCACGCCCGCTGCCAGCGCAATTCCGATACCCGCTGCCGCCCGCCACAGCGACACGCCGATTCCGGCCGTCTGAAACTGCCGCAGCAAATCCCAAGCCTGTTCAAACACAGACAAAGGCGGCGGCAGCATAAACCCGCCGAACACTTCGCTGCCCCAGGCCCACAAGGCCACCGCTGCCATCGCCACGCCCAAGCCGGCAAAGCCGCTCCAAAGATAGTCGGCAATGTAAAACAACACGGGCTGCGGCTTGCGGATTTTGTCGGTTTTAATCATGGCGGTGTACGGGGTACAGGCCGTCTGAAAACGGGAAACAGGTTTTCAGACGGCCTTTTGGTTTATTCGGACAGGATTCTGTAAACGGCTTTGGCAATAAAGGTTTCGTAATCGTTGCAGATCAGGCCGCTGCCGAAATCTGCGGCAACGGGCGCGGTGTGCAGGGTTAGGCTGTCGTTTTGCACTAAATCAAGATACTGCCGCACATAAGCGTTTTTGTCGGCAGGGGTGTCGGTTTCGGGTAGGGCAAGGACATACAGCAGGGTTTTGGCAGGCGGATGCACCCATGCCGGATTGTTGTCGTACGAGAGTTTTCGGTATTTGTCCAAATGATGGGCATGAAAGGTTTCCCATTTGTCGAATCCGCCGTTGTTTTTGTAATAGGGAAGTTTGGCGGGAATAATGAAAATCTGGAAATAGGGAGTATTGCTGCTCTGGATATTGGCGGTTTCGCCGAGCATGTTTTCAAAGTAGTTGTTGGCGTTTTGCGCGTAGTTCTGCATCACGAATTTGACGGCGATGCCTGCAACAGCCTTGTTTTGACGGTTTGTTACGGCAATATCCACGTTTTTGTCGATATACCGCCCTTTAATCCGCCCTTCTTTGCCCGTGCCGTAGCCGAGCGATTGTACGGTGTAGTCTGCGCCCAGTCTTGCGGCCAAATCTTCGGCAATGGATCCGTGCAGGATTTTCAGTTTTTCGTTGCTGTGCGAACCGGTTTCTAAAAATCTGACAAACGATTTTTGTAAAACTTTTAAAAACCGAATGTTATCCATATTGCTGCTTTCTTTCAAAACAATGTGTGCTTTGTGGCGGACACATATACGGGAAATTCTTTAATCTGTTTGGTAGACACCGATTTGTAGCCGCCCGAGAAGTCTTTTCCTGTGAGACGTATGTAGCGGAAAAAATCAGGCGAGGACAGGGTGTTTGCCAAAAGCCTCTGGTCGCTGTGTTCGTTTTTTGCGGTAATCAGGATGCCGGAATAGACGCAGACTTTTGCTGGCAGTCCGAAAAAGCGTACTTGGTCGTATACCAGTGTACTCAAAACGGTTTTTTCTTTGTCTGCGCTTTGGATGCCCTGGCTGCGGCCGAATTCGTACCATGCGGTTTTATCGTCCAAATCGCGTTTCAGCAGCTCTTCTTTATGGGCGGCGAGGTAGGCGTAACCCAAGGGGAAGCGCTCGGCCAGTTCGCTTTCGGTGTAGGGAACCTGCCTGCCTTTGGCGTTTTTGTAATAGGGGAAGACTATCCGTTCGGCCTCGTCTTGCAGGCTGCCTTTGTAGCGCGATCCTTTGACTATCGGGCGTAAAAGGGCTGTTTCGACGACTGCGCCGTTGAAATCGGCCGTGCCGTCGCCGCGTTCTGCCGCGCGGCCGATAAAAATTTTGTCGCGCAGGGTGGCAAAACCGTATTGGATGTCGAAAAAGTCGCCGAGCCGTGCATTTTTTCCGGCGGCAAGTTCGTGCAGAAAGCGGCTGTTTTCGCTGTCGGACAATGCCCAGCGGCGGCTGTCAAGTGCGGCAAAGGGAATACGGTTGACGGTTTTCAGACGGCCTGCTTCGTATTCGGCGTAATCGAAGCATTCGGCATTTTGCTGCGCGAAATCCATCACGGTAATCGCGGTGTAGGTGGAAAAACCCGCAAACACTTTTTCCGCTTTCATGTCGCACAGTACTTTCAGGCTGCCCTGCTGCTGCAAAAAGGCGCGGAAACGGCGGTAGGATGTGTTGTAGAGAAAGCTGTTGGGGGTAATGAAGCCGAGCCTGCCGTCGGGCTTGAGCATGGCAAACGCCATCTCGAAAAAGGCCAAATACATATCGGTGGTGCCGACGGCGTAACGGAAATGCCGTTTGATAAAGCGGCGGGTGTCTTCCGGCAGGTTGTGGATGCGGATGTAGGGCGGATTGCCGACTACCCAGTCGAACGCCTGACTATGGTTTGCGTAAAGACGCAGGGTATCTCCGTGCGTAATCTGCCATGACACGGACAGGCCGCCGAGGGCTTCGGCAGCCAGCTTGTCCAAGCGTGCGATACATTTGCGCCATGCGGTTTCGTCGGTTTCGATGGCGCAAACGTATTGCGACAGCTCGGTGGCGGTTTGTGCGGCGGGCTGTTTTGCTTCTTGTGCGGCGGCAAGGTAGCGGCGCACGATTTCCGTCAAAAATGCGCCGTCGCCGCAGGCCGGCTCCATTATGGAACGCTGCAACACCGCACGGCCTGTGTAGCCGCAGGCATCCAGAATGGCGCAGACGATGTGCGGCGGGGTGATGACCTGGCCGAGGGTTTTGGCTTTGTTCATACGGATACCGTTTTCAGACGGCCACGGGGGCTTTGATGTGGGGGTGGGGGTCGTAGCCGCTTAGTTCGAAGTCTTCGAATTTGAAGTTGAAAATGTCGGTTACGGCGGGGTTCAGCGTCATTTGCGGCAGGGGGCGCGGTTCGCGGGCAAGTTGCAGATGCGCCTGTTCGATGTGGTTGCCGTACAGGTGTGCGTCGCCGAGGGTGTGGATAAATTCGCCGGGCTGCAAACCGCACACCTGCGCCACCATCATGGTGAGCAGCGCGTAGCCGGCGATGTTGAAGGGCACGCCGAGGAAGATGTCGGCGCTGCGCTGGTAGAGCTGGCAGGAGAGTTTGCCGCCGGCAACGTAAAACTGAAACAGGGCGTGGCAGGGGGGCAGTGCCATTTCGTCAACGAGGGCGGGGTTCCAGGCGGAAACAATCAGGCGGCGGCTGTCGGGGTTGCGTTTGATTTGTTCCACAACGTTGGCAATTTGGTCGATGTGGCGGCCGTCGGGGGCGGGCCACGAACGCCATTGGTAGCCGTAAACGGGGCCGAGGTCGCCGTTTTCGTCGGCCCATTCGTCCCAGATGCTGACGTTGTTGTCGTGCAGGTATTTGATGTTGGTGTCGCCGCGCAGAAACCATAAAAGTTCGTGGATGATGGAACGCAGGTGCAGCTTTTTGGTGGTAACGAGGGGGAAGCCTTGTTGCAGGTCGAAACGCATTTGGTGGCCGAAAACGGAGCGGGTGCCGGTGCCGGTGCGGTCGGATTTGTCGGTGCCGGTGTCGAGGACGCGGCGCATGAGGTCGAGATATTGGCGCATGGGGATTCCTGTTTGTGTGTTCGGAGGCCGTCTGAAAACGGGATTTTGTTTTTCAGACGGCCTTCTGCTGTGGTTTACCAATAGGTAACGAATGGTTCCAAATCGGTGTTTTTTTCTTCTTTGGGGAAGGCGTGCTGTGCGGTGCCGACCATGATGAAGCCGATGATTTTGTCTTTTTCGCCGCAGCCCATTTCCTGACGCAGGACGGGGCTGCCGCACCACAGGCCGGTAATCCAGACGTTGTCGTAGCCCAGGGCGTTGGTGGCAAGCTGTATGGCGTAGGCGGCCGCGCCCGCGCTGAGCATTTGCTCCCATTCGGGTTTGGGCTTTTGTGCGGCGGTGGCGGGTTTGGCGATGACGGCGATGGCCATGGGGGCGAAGTCGGCGACTTTTCCGGCTTTGGCCATGCTCTCGCTGCCGAGCTTCATTTGTACGACGGTGTCTTCAAGGGCGCGGCGGAAGCGGGCTTTGGCTGCGCTGCCGTGTATGACGACGAAACGCCACGGGGTCAGGCCGCCGTGGTCGGGAACTTGGGTGGCGCATTGGAAAACGGTTTCCAGCTCGAGTTCGTCGGGTGCGGGTTCGGTCAGCTCGCGTACGGAGCGGCGGGTGGAGAGGAGGTCGAGTGCGTCCATGGGGACTGTCCTTTCGGGTTGGCGGCCGCAGTTGTTTTCAGACGGCCTGGTCGGGAAAGCGGTGCGGCGGCATGAAGGCCGCCTGAAAAGGTGTTCAGACGGCCTAGTCGGGGCGGGAAGGCGGATTGGATGCGTTGGCTTTTTCCACTTCTTCCCAGGCGCGCAGGATTAGGGCGGGGTCGTTGTCTTTGAGCAGCTCTGCTTCGGAGAGCATCCGCCGCCACTGGCGTGCGCCGTTGAGGCCGTGCATCAGGCCGAGGCAGTGGCGTGTGATGTGGCGCAGGATGCTGCCGCGTCCCGAAGCAAGCTGCGCGGCGGCGTAGTCTTTCAGACGGCCTGCCAGCTCGGCGTAATCCGCAGGATCGTGCGTGTCGCCGTAAAACAGCCGGTCCCAGTCGCGCATGATCATCGGGTTGTGGTAGCACTCGCGGCCTATCATTACGCCGTCTACATATTCCAGATGCGCGGCGGCTTCGGCATTGGTTTTCACGCCGCCGTTGAGGATGATTTCCAGCGCGGGAAATTCGTGTTTGAGACGATAGACATAATCGTATTTCAGCGGCGGAACTTCGCGGTTTTCCTTGGGTGAGAGGCCGTCCAGCCAGGCGTTGCGGGCATGGACGATGTAGGTGGTGCAGGTGGTTTTTCCGGCGAGCGTGCCGACAAAATCGGCCAGGGTGTGGTATTCGGTTTGCCGGTCCACGCCGATGCGGTGTTTGACTGTAATGTCGCAGCCGGGGGCGGCATCCTGCATGGCGTTGAGGCAGTCGGCCACCAGCGGCACTTCGTTCATCAGGCATGCGCCGAACGCGCCTTTCTGCACGCGCGGGCTGGGGCAGCCGCAGTTGAGGTTGATTTCGTCGTAGCCGTATGCCGCCGCTTTGGCCGCCGCCTGTGCCAACAGGGCGGGATCGCTGCCGCCCAGTTGCAGGGCGACGGGGTTTTCGCAGTCGTTTTTCAGCAGGAAGCGGTCCGCATCGCCGTATACCACTGCGCCGGCATTGACCATTTCGGTGTAAAGCAGGGCATGGCGGCTGATTTGGCGGGCGAGAAAACGGAAGTGCCGGTCGGTCCAGTCAAGCATGGGGGCGACGGAAAGGCGGCGGGGAAAGGGTTTGTTTTTGATTGTTTTTTTTGTGTCTGGCATGGTCGGATTCGTTTGGGCGGGGCGGGCGGATTGTACAGAAAGCACGGCGGTTAGTAAAAAGGCGCGGGCTCTGCGCCGCAGGGGCTGCAATAAGGCCGTCTGAAAAGTTTTCAGACGGCCTTTTCTTTAAATATCGGGCTTATTCTTTGTGGTTTTGGCGGTAGTAGTCCCATTCGTCCACAACGCTGCCGTCGGGCAGGCGGCACATGCCGTATTCGTTGCCTTCTTTGTCTTTGCGGATTTCGCTTTTGCCGCCTTGTTCTACGCAGTATACGGATGCGGGGTTGGCCATGCCGACGGCGGTGCTTTCCGGCTGTGCGGCGGGTTGGTCTGCTGTGGAGCAGGCGGACAGGACGGCTGCGGCGGCCAGGGCGGACAGGGTGTGGATGGTTTTCATGTTTGGGCTTTCTGTTGGTGTCAGGTTGTACGGCGCAGGCGGAAGAATGTTTGCAGTATTTCGCGGGATTCGTCTGCGAGTATGCCGCCGAATACGGCGGTGTGGGCATTCAGGCGGTGGTCGGCAAAGAGGTTGCATACGCTGCCTGCCGCACCGCTTTTGGGTTCGGCGGCGGCGAAGATAACACGTTTTATGCGTGCCTGCATCAGGGCGGAGGCACACATGGAACAGGGTTCGAGTGTGATGTAGGCATCGCAGCCGTCGAGGCGCATGCTGCCGAGGCGTTGGCCGGCCGCCGTGAGGGCGAGGATTTCGGCGTGGGCGGCGACGCTGTGTTGTGCGATGCAGGCGTTGTGCGCGGCGGCGAGGATGGTGCCGTGGCGGACGATGACTGCGCCGACGGGTACTTCGCCTGCGGCGGCTGCCTGCCGGGCTTCTTGCAGTGCGGCGGCCATGAATTGACGGGCTTCGCATTCGGGCGGCGGCAGGTCGGCGGGGGGGTGTTTTTTGAGTGCGTCGAGCAGGGCGGCTTTGTGTTCGGCGGTGAGCTCGTACACGGTGATGCCTGCTTCGGCGGCGGCAAGCTGCCAGAGGATGCTGCGGGTGAGGGTGTGGCCGGAGGCTTTGAGCAGGAGGAAGGTTTTGACCGCGCCGGTTTGGCGCAGGTGGCGGTGTGTGCCGATGCCGAGTGTGTGCAGGGCGCGGAGGACGGAGGGGGCGAAGGGCGGGGTGGTGAGCATGGTGTGCCGTGCGTTTTTCAGACGGCCTGCGGGGTGTTGCAGGCCGTCTGAAAAGGGGGTTAGCGGTTGTTCAGACGGCCTTTTGCGTCTTTTTTCTGGTTGGCGATGCCCATGAGGAGGGCGAGGATGGTCATGATGGACAGGGTGGCGGTGCCGCCGTAGCTGACGAGCGGGAGAGGTACGCCGACGACGGGCAGGATGCCGCTGACCATGCCCATGTTGACGAAGGCGTAGCAGAAGAAGGTCATGGTGAGCGCGCCGGCC harbors:
- a CDS encoding potassium/proton antiporter, whose protein sequence is MDSLNTFFLIIALLLFISVVASRVSTRFGMPLLLVFLGVGMLAGGEGLGGLQFNNFAAANLVGQLALAVILLDGGLRTKFDSFRLAIKPSVVLASWGVIATVALLGLFTTFFLNIDWRMGLLMAAIVGSTDAAAVFSLMRSSGVRLNSRILATLELESGCNDPMAILLVSALIGLIMNPAETGLAQMLTLLFKQLGLGLLFGYLAGKVLARMLERIRLAEGLYAILIASGGLLVFATTNLLGGSGFLAVYLAGVFIGNSRNSSTEHVLNVMDGLAWLAQASMFLVLGLLVSPARLLENGLNAVVIAAFLILVARPIAVWTSLKFFRYKPREVAYISWVGLRGAVPITLAITPLMAGVPDALMLFDVAFAVVILSLLIQGSTIPGFARLLKVVLPPRPEPLAQREIWLADKLAVSLQSFKVEEGSDAAGSHPSAMTRDRFSDGRTFALIRGGQTVNILPSTQMQAGDIVWFILDEKLGDDFAKQFAAADSAERSFFGAFSLNPDTVVGDLAEVYGLPVDEAERGLSLDELFRRHFGDMPVAGDRILIDGFQITVRELDNKAQIRLLGLKMPENGTAAAAKAV
- the ribBA gene encoding bifunctional 3,4-dihydroxy-2-butanone-4-phosphate synthase/GTP cyclohydrolase II; this translates as MTAVSVSPIPEILADIKAGKMVIITDAEDRENEGDLVMAAEAVTPEAVNFMIKHARGLVCLPMADELVDRINLPQMTQKNGAQYGTNFTVSIEAAEGISTGISAADRAHTIRTAVSPSVRPEDIVQPGHIFPLRAQKGGVLVRAGHTEAAVDLTEMCGMTPAGVICEILNDDGTMARMPELKKFAAAHNIKIGTIADLIEYRSRNESLLEEMGDSEIRTPWGAFRQHVYVDKLTGETHLALVKGTIQAGRATLVRVHEPFGVMDFLHAAPEHSWPLPAVLARIAQAESGIAILLHRTEDGAALLERTLPKNAFQIKKWDRKTYGIGAQILAGLGVKKMRVMGKPSSMNGLNGFGLEVEGFEEYAEPAAESGMQAV
- a CDS encoding AMP-binding protein encodes the protein MEKIWLQSYEPGVNAEIDITRYKSVSDVFSQSAEKFAAKPAFQNMGKVLTYAQTAKLVTDFASYLQNVLKLPRGERVAVMMPNLLQYPVALFGALQAGMTVVNTNPLYTPRELEHQLKDSGASVIVVLENFAATLETVLPHTQIKHVIVASAGDMLGLLKGTLVNFVLRTIKKAVPAYHIPNAVSFNTAMKLGAAQPFEKVDISREDTAFLQYTGGTTGVAKGAVLSHGNICANMMQAAEWIKNQLRQGGETVIAALPLYHIFALTVNLMIFTDAGSKIILITNPRDMKRFIGDMKKERVSVFVGVNTLFNSLVNQAGFAAVDFSNLRLTLSGGMATQKAVAEKWKAVTGTPIVEAYGLTEASPGVCCNPLNIETFGGGIGLPIPSTEIELRDAGGKLVPQGQAGELWVKGPQVMQGYWNRPEETAKAIDARGFLETGDIAVMDEKGWLKLVDRKKDLIVVSGFNVYPNEIEEVIAHNDKVMEVACIGVPNEKTGEALKVFVVRKDPTLTKEELTAFCRTELTGYKIPKDIEFRDELPKSNVGKILRRELRPKE
- a CDS encoding NnrS family protein translates to MSKFFTHPMRPFFTAAAAAAVAGAASFFLRGDAVLFHRLVFLQLLPVAAYCGFLLTAMPDWTDYTGRLKTIGCILAAPLAFAALSLPFFPQASAFAAAACWIILFLFCSWLVWRGRNSKQFAVLLLLALFAAVQTAYAHTGDWRLLRTLVHLNIAAVMLVSFRVSIVLGAEALKECRLKDPVFIPNFVYKNTAILFLLLYAAAELLLPAQAAGFMALAAGFTVLAKLRELHHWELLRKHYVAFYYLIQLAAALGYLWLGACTLLEKPQGAPLHLITVGAMLGAVMLIFLTAGLRHSGFARLDYPAPAIAAFVCLAAAAVCRTVLQAYHPLFLMAAPAVLLAAAFALYLYCFIPIFRANAFSDDPDPE
- a CDS encoding ATP-binding cassette domain-containing protein codes for the protein MLEIRHLRFDILRDAVVRDFSLSLNAGEVKTLFGPSGCGKTTVLRLAAGLETPKSGRLKNTFRKTGFLFQENRLPDNLTAMQNIAVFMERADEGAILALAEKVGLTAGDLHKYPAELSGGMAKRVAFLRLMLCGCDLALLDEPFVGLDRDLRDVLAAMLVEKIEREGWACLLVTHDRFEAVRLSREIMLLAPKGMGVEKTIFLPEPLHRRDSAYEEAVAAREFGGVRYYE